From the genome of Sulfurovum xiamenensis:
TCATCAACCTTTGGATAGTATAAATAGGAGTACCCTTAATAGCAAGATGACTCGCAAAAGTATGTCTTAAAGTATGAATTACTACCCTATTTTGACGATCATCTACATCCAGCCCGACATTAAAGAGTTTATCAAGAATTTTTTTCATCTTACGCTGAATTGCCCTCTTATTCCCGTATTTAGTGCCAGTATAGATACTATCATTAGGACGCAATTTATCAAGTTTACCTTCTAACAGTTTTACTATCTCATCGTTTAAGAAAGCAGTATAGTAATCATCCTTCTTATCATCTATCAACAGTACTCTTCTTCCTGCAATATTTATATCCTTTTTCTTGATGGATGCTACAGAATTCAAACGACCACCAGTACCCAAAGCCAAGGCAGTAAACAACTGTAAATTACTATCGTAAAAGGATACTTCTTCTCTTAGAATATCAATCTCTTTTTTTGTAAGATATCTTTCTCTGGCATTGTTGCTCTCTGTTAGCATTTGGATATTTTCAGTCGGGTCATCCTTAAAATGAACCAGCTTCTTTTTCATACCATATTTAATGATAGCCTTCAGTTCATCTATATATTTATTGATTGTGGCATTTGCCAAACTTTTCTCACCGTTAGCTTCTCTTCTACCCTTAGCACCAAATCGTACCTTTTTAAGATGCTCCTGAAAGCCTATAAGGTCGCTCTCTCTTATTTCGGATACCAACCTATTACGAAAGAATGGTTTTATCTCTTTCTCAAATCTAGACAACCGTTCATTGTACGTTTCAGTATTGAGTTTAGTTTTATGAAAGTGTTCAGCCAGCTCACTTAATCTCATATCAGCTGACCTATCGATACCATGTTTCATTTCATTGATTAAATCAGTTCTGACCTTGAAGCAATATGCTTCTCTAATACCCTCCGAGTGTCTACCAATAACCTTATCATAACGTTTACCCTTGTGGGTATATCTTACTGCATAAGACTTATCACCATTATCTAACTTATAGTAATAGACACCTGTGTACTTCCTTGAAGTAATACTTTTAGCCATGTTAAAATCCTTTTTTATTTATTTTAACAATCCCACGTAAATCCCACACATACGTGTCAATAAATGTCCATTTCTGTCTATATTATGTCTAGATCGGAAGTTCATCCAACCACCTCTAAGCCCCAGTTTAAGTATGTTTGGGTAATATTCGACGTGGTTTGTCTTAAATCGGATTCTGTGTCCGACCTGCGGTACCACCAAAATATACATAAATACATGCGGGCGTAGCTCAGTGGCTAGAGTTCCTGCCTTCCAAGCAGGCTGACGAGGGTTCGAATCCCTTAGCCCGCTCCACTTTCACAAATTATTTTACACACATGATCAATATGCGGGCGTAGCTCAGTGGCTAGAGATCCTGACTTCCAAGCAGGCTGTCGAGGGTTCGAATCCCTTCGCCCGCTCCACTTTCACAAATTATTTTACACACATGATCAATATGCGGGCGTAGCTCAGTGGCTAGAGGTCCTGCCTTCCAAGCAGGCTGTCGAGGGTTCGAATCCCTTCGCCCGCTCCACTTTCACAAATTATTTTACTCACATGATCACTATGCGTGAGTTTCTCAGTGGTAGAGCATAACCGTGCCAAGGTTGGGGTCGACGGTTCGAACCCGTTCGCCCGCTCCATAACTATCCAATCTTGAAACCAAGTCCTAAACTCTTAATTTCTTTTGCTATAATCCCTTTTATAAAAAATAAGGCATAGTATGAAACTCGTTGTGGCAATTACCGGTGCAAGTGGTGTTCAATTGGGTAAGAAGTTTGTCGACTTTTTACCTGAGCACATTGATGTCCATGTGATCGTTTCAGATAATGCCCTCACTGTAGAGTCTTTTGAAAACAAAAATGTGACCTTACACTCCAGTGAGAATATCGCAGCGTCTGTCTCTTCGGGTTCGTTTAGAGTGCATGCAACAGCGATTATTCCTTGTAGTATGAATACCTTAGCGAAGGTAGCCTGCGGGATCAGTGACAACCTTGCCACACGTGTCGCAGCTGTAGCGATCAAAGAGCAGAAGAAGTTACTGCTTGCCCCCAGAGAACTTCCGTTTTCTGCCATAGCATTGGAGAATATGCAAAAACTGGCCACACTGGGAGTCATCATCGCACCTCCTGTGATGGGATACTACTCTGAATCCTCTTCTTTGGAAGATATGGAGAAATTTATCATTGGAAAATGGTATGATGTATTAGGTATTGACAATAATCTATATGAAAGATGGAGTGAACATGAGTGAAAATAGACGTGCAATATACCCCGGAACGTTTGATCCTATAACCAATGGGCATATAGACATTATCAGTCGGGCATCTCATATGTTTGATGAGATCATCGTCGCCGTAGCAGACTCAGAGGCCAAAAAACCGATGTTCACACTTGAACAACGCATCAATATGGTAAAAGCTGCAACAAAAGACTTTCCTACAGTAAAAGTCATAGGATTTCGAGGTTTGCTTGTGGATCTTTCAGATGAATTAGAAGCAAATATCATTGTAAGAGGACTGAGGGCAGTCAGTGACTTCGAGTATGAACTTCAGATGGGGTATGCGAATGCTTCTTTGAAAAAAGAGTTAGAGACCGTTTATCTTATGCCGAGCCTGGAACATGCTTTTGTCAGTTCATCCGTGGTTCGTTCTATTTTAAACTTCGATGGGAAGATAGGACATCTTGTGCCTGCTGAAGCATTTAAACTCATAAAGTGTGTCCTTTAATGTATGTACTTTTTGAAGGTATAGACACCTGTGGGAAAAGTACGCAGATCGAACTGATCTCACAAAAACATCCTGAGATCATCGTCACACATGAACCCGGAGGCACGGCATTCGGTCAAAAGGCCAGAGAGATCCTCCTTTCTGATTCATTAGCTTCCAAACGTGCTGAACTCCTGCTCTTCTTGGCAGACAGAGCGGAACACTATCAGGAAGTGATCTCCCCAAATCAAGATAAGGTCATCATCTCTGACAGAGGATTTCTCTCTGGTATAGGGTATGCATTGGCAAACGGTGACTTTGATTTTGATGAGCTTGTGAGTCTGAACCGATTTGCACTAGAGGGGCATTTCCCGGACAAGGTCATCTTGTTTTTGACCGATATGAAAACACTGGAAGAACGGACTTCTGTGAAATGTCTGGATGGCATTGAGCTTAGAGGCTTGGAGTATCTTTTAAAGGTACAAGAGCATATGAAAGAGAGTATACTCAAACTTGGTATCCCTCATCTTTTTGTAGATGCGACAGAAGATATAGAGACCATACACACACATATAACAGACTATTTAAGGAATACACTATGATCAACCCGCTACGTGGAATGAAAGACCTCACTTTTGAAGAGAGCGAACGTTTTGAACATATCATCAACACTGCTTCAACTATCGCAAAGCGTTACGGTTATGGATATATTGAGACACCTATTCTTGAAGAGACCGCACTCTTTAAGCGTTCGGTAGGAGAAAGCTCTGATATCGTAGGGAAAGAGATGTACCAATTCATCGATAAAGGTGAAAATGATGTCTGTATGCGTCCTGAAGGTACAGCAGGTGTGGTTCGGGCCTTTATCTCTGCAAAGCTTGACCGCCAACCGGTCAAACAAAAGTTCTACTACTATGGACCGATGTTCCGTTATGAAAAACCGCAAAAAGGCCGTCTAAGAGAATTTCATCAGTTTGGATGTGAGAGCTTTGGGGAAGGATCTGTCTATGAAGATTTTACTATCATCACCATGATTGCACAGATCTTTAATGCATTGGGTATCGGCTATGAACTACAGATCAATTCACTTGGTTGTAAAATATGTATGCCAAAGTATAAAGAGACACTGGTTAGCTCGTTAACGGAAATCAAAGAGGAACTTTGTGAAGATTGTAACAGAAGAATAGGAACCAACCCTATCCGTGTTCTTGACTGTAAAAATGATACATGTCAAACATTGCTTGTAGAGTCTCCTAAACTTAAAAACTATCTTTGTGAAGAGTGTGACCCGGACTTTAAAAAGCTCAAAGAGCTACTGGATCAAGAAGGTATTAAATACACCGTGAATGACAACCTTGTAAGAGGTTTGGACTACTACTCAAAAACAGCCTTTGAATTTGTAAGCAGCGAGATCGGTGCACAAAGTGCTATCGCAGGTGGTGGACGTTATGACAGGCTTGTTGAGTTCCTAGATGGGAAACCGACTCCTGCCGTAGGATTTGCTCTAGGGATCGAGCGTATTATGGAACTTGTGAAAATGCCTGAAAAAGAGGCTGAGGGTTACTATATGGGTGCGATGACTCCAGAGGCTATCCCATCACTGCTCAAACTTGCAACAAAAAAACGTCTTACGGATAAAGTAACAGTTGAGTACAGCTCCAAAGGTTTTAAAAGCCATATGAAAGGTGTAGACCGATCCAATGCCCAATATGCTGTTCTCATCGGGGAAGATGAACTGAAAAATGGAACTCTATGGATAAAAGATCTTGAAACTAAAGAAGAGCGAGTCATTGCTATCAATGAACTCTAAATGATGATACGAAACCTCTAGGTTTCGTATCAATTTTTACTTCTTAGAAGTTATACATCACACCTGCAAGGATAGCATCTCCATGTGGTCCTTCTATTAGTGAATGTTCATACTCAGCGAGCAGTTTATACTTTTTATTGAGTGCATATTCAATACCTGCACCAAATACAAAATCATCTTCTCTCTCATCGATATTAAGTTCTGAGATCTCTTCCCACTCGAACTCATATCCTACTTTACCGAAAATACCCAGTTTATGTGTCGCTTCATACGTATACACGATGTCTAATGCTGATGTGTGGTATGTTGATGTAGCTTTTACTTCATCATGCGCTGTGATCTCATACACAGTATTCTTACCATAGGTATAGTCATACTCAAGTGCAAACCCATTACCCAGTCTGTACCCTATATCGATACCAAAGCCATAACCATAGTCATTATCACCATCAAGGAGTGCTTCACCATGTTGGATCTCATCACCCAGCAACATCATACCGGCAACTACAACATAAAACTTTGACTCTTCATGATGTCCATGTGCTACTTCTTCTAAAACTGGTTCATTTACCGTTACAGGAGCTATATCTCCTCCGGCAAAAAGTTGTGTTGTCAAGTGTGCTGAAAGTGCAGCTATTACCAACGATTTTTTCATCTGTTTTTCCTTTTTATGAATACTATCAAATAATTAATATTATAAATGTTAATAGGTATTTACTTAAAAAAACAATTTTTACTGGATAAAAAGTAATTTTTGATCAAATTTCCTGATAATTCTAAGATTTTTCACTTTTGCACTAAATAAAATAAATCAGGCATATCAATATTATTTAAGCCACCTCAAGAGATCTTGACTGAGTTTGGCAATGATTCTATTGGTTGCAATCGCATAGCCTTTGGCATCTGTGGTTAGAGTAGGTTCCTGGTAAGAAAATCTTTTACTTTTTACCAGTCTACCCCTATCTTCATCAATAAGGGTGAACTGTATGGAAACCACAGCATAAGAGTCTCTGCCCCGTACCTGGTGTTCAAAATCAAAAATAGTACTTTCTAGTCTATAGTTCTCTTCAAGGGTTGACATATCTGAAAGTACGACTTTAAAGAGTCTACTGCTATCTAACACTTCTATGAACGTACCTTGCAAAAGCCTGCTCATGTTATTAGACCATTGGGAATTTTGGTAGGTTCCTCTATCATTCATTGTATAGGAAAAGCGCATTTTTTCAGACATCGGTTCTTTGATACTTTGTGGAAATGTCACTTTGATACTTTTGTCTTTATAGGCATTAGCACGCTCTATAAGTATCTGAGGTGCATTTAGACTATAGACGTTAAGTACAGGTGCTTTGCTACATCCTATGAACCCTGCTACTATCATCATACTCACTATATGGGTAAGTCTACTTTTTCTCATTCCCCCGGTCCCTTTCTTAAAGTTCTGGATTTAAAAAGCAAATCACTAGGATTTTGTTCGAGTTGTCTTGATACTGTATTGAGCTGATTGGTCAGTATGCGTATCTCTATGAGCATAGGTTCAAAGATCTGTTTGAGATTATAATCCCCTCTTTCTATGGTATTCTCCACTTTGAGTGTTACACGATTAAAATTCTTACTTGTTTCCATCAATCTATCGATGGTAGGTATAGAAACTTGCTTAATTTCTGCAAAATCTTGTTGTATCAATTTAAAATCCCTATTCATACTTGCCAGAGATTCTCTAAATTCATCCAGTGTCACTATGACTTTATCTTCCAGTTTTTCACCTTTGGCTGTCATTTGTTCTATGTTATCAAAAATCTTTCCCAACGTTTCAATGTTATCATCTGAAAGCAGTTTTTGACTCTGCATTAAAAGCGCTTCAATTTTTCCGCTGGCGCCACCGATGTCACCTGCTAACTGTGTAAGGAATGAAGGTCTTGTTTTAATCAGCGGTATATAGTCATCCGTAGGAACCAAGGTTTTAGCTGCATTTGTACCACCTTCGATCTCTATTGACAAAAGTCCCGTCACACCAAACATGGCAGTATGCGCTACCATATCCTCTTTGATGGGTATGCCTTTTTTTATTTTGACGAATATTTCAACTTTTTCGATATCTTGAGGATTAATTCGTATATTGCTGAC
Proteins encoded in this window:
- a CDS encoding UbiX family flavin prenyltransferase, which codes for MKLVVAITGASGVQLGKKFVDFLPEHIDVHVIVSDNALTVESFENKNVTLHSSENIAASVSSGSFRVHATAIIPCSMNTLAKVACGISDNLATRVAAVAIKEQKKLLLAPRELPFSAIALENMQKLATLGVIIAPPVMGYYSESSSLEDMEKFIIGKWYDVLGIDNNLYERWSEHE
- a CDS encoding porin family protein, with the protein product MKKSLVIAALSAHLTTQLFAGGDIAPVTVNEPVLEEVAHGHHEESKFYVVVAGMMLLGDEIQHGEALLDGDNDYGYGFGIDIGYRLGNGFALEYDYTYGKNTVYEITAHDEVKATSTYHTSALDIVYTYEATHKLGIFGKVGYEFEWEEISELNIDEREDDFVFGAGIEYALNKKYKLLAEYEHSLIEGPHGDAILAGVMYNF
- a CDS encoding MlaD family protein, producing the protein MYSRVNYTIVGIFVLLFGAGMVWFGFWLAKYDLQEEFDIYKLEIYESVAGLSVDSNVKLRGVDVGSVSNIRINPQDIEKVEIFVKIKKGIPIKEDMVAHTAMFGVTGLLSIEIEGGTNAAKTLVPTDDYIPLIKTRPSFLTQLAGDIGGASGKIEALLMQSQKLLSDDNIETLGKIFDNIEQMTAKGEKLEDKVIVTLDEFRESLASMNRDFKLIQQDFAEIKQVSIPTIDRLMETSKNFNRVTLKVENTIERGDYNLKQIFEPMLIEIRILTNQLNTVSRQLEQNPSDLLFKSRTLRKGPGE
- the tmk gene encoding dTMP kinase, translating into MYVLFEGIDTCGKSTQIELISQKHPEIIVTHEPGGTAFGQKAREILLSDSLASKRAELLLFLADRAEHYQEVISPNQDKVIISDRGFLSGIGYALANGDFDFDELVSLNRFALEGHFPDKVILFLTDMKTLEERTSVKCLDGIELRGLEYLLKVQEHMKESILKLGIPHLFVDATEDIETIHTHITDYLRNTL
- a CDS encoding tyrosine-type recombinase/integrase encodes the protein MAKSITSRKYTGVYYYKLDNGDKSYAVRYTHKGKRYDKVIGRHSEGIREAYCFKVRTDLINEMKHGIDRSADMRLSELAEHFHKTKLNTETYNERLSRFEKEIKPFFRNRLVSEIRESDLIGFQEHLKKVRFGAKGRREANGEKSLANATINKYIDELKAIIKYGMKKKLVHFKDDPTENIQMLTESNNARERYLTKKEIDILREEVSFYDSNLQLFTALALGTGGRLNSVASIKKKDINIAGRRVLLIDDKKDDYYTAFLNDEIVKLLEGKLDKLRPNDSIYTGTKYGNKRAIQRKMKKILDKLFNVGLDVDDRQNRVVIHTLRHTFASHLAIKGTPIYTIQRLMNHRDIKHTMRYAKLAPDSGMVEVINLYD
- a CDS encoding ABC-type transport auxiliary lipoprotein family protein, translating into MRKSRLTHIVSMMIVAGFIGCSKAPVLNVYSLNAPQILIERANAYKDKSIKVTFPQSIKEPMSEKMRFSYTMNDRGTYQNSQWSNNMSRLLQGTFIEVLDSSRLFKVVLSDMSTLEENYRLESTIFDFEHQVRGRDSYAVVSIQFTLIDEDRGRLVKSKRFSYQEPTLTTDAKGYAIATNRIIAKLSQDLLRWLK
- the hisS gene encoding histidine--tRNA ligase, which encodes MINPLRGMKDLTFEESERFEHIINTASTIAKRYGYGYIETPILEETALFKRSVGESSDIVGKEMYQFIDKGENDVCMRPEGTAGVVRAFISAKLDRQPVKQKFYYYGPMFRYEKPQKGRLREFHQFGCESFGEGSVYEDFTIITMIAQIFNALGIGYELQINSLGCKICMPKYKETLVSSLTEIKEELCEDCNRRIGTNPIRVLDCKNDTCQTLLVESPKLKNYLCEECDPDFKKLKELLDQEGIKYTVNDNLVRGLDYYSKTAFEFVSSEIGAQSAIAGGGRYDRLVEFLDGKPTPAVGFALGIERIMELVKMPEKEAEGYYMGAMTPEAIPSLLKLATKKRLTDKVTVEYSSKGFKSHMKGVDRSNAQYAVLIGEDELKNGTLWIKDLETKEERVIAINEL
- the coaD gene encoding pantetheine-phosphate adenylyltransferase encodes the protein MSENRRAIYPGTFDPITNGHIDIISRASHMFDEIIVAVADSEAKKPMFTLEQRINMVKAATKDFPTVKVIGFRGLLVDLSDELEANIIVRGLRAVSDFEYELQMGYANASLKKELETVYLMPSLEHAFVSSSVVRSILNFDGKIGHLVPAEAFKLIKCVL